One region of Phragmites australis chromosome 18, lpPhrAust1.1, whole genome shotgun sequence genomic DNA includes:
- the LOC133898655 gene encoding LOB domain-containing protein 24-like translates to MEAGHPDHGAANPRRCAACKYLRRRCAPDCVLAPYFPASHPRRYADVHAIFGTSNVTRVLQSLPVQERGRAADTMATEAHWRVQDPVYGCAGIIDRLQEEIRAVQRELASTRAQLAVMHMSGTATQLSAPRQGAQPLSPLPPPPLVAAAHAATVHTGGRHRVAVHHQEDEEAPLMDPDEFLDLDGRL, encoded by the exons ATGGAAGCGGGCCATCCGGACCACGGCGCCGCGAATCCCAGGAGGTGCGCGGCGTGCAAGTACCTACGGCGGAGGTGCGCCCCCGACTGCGTCCTCGCGCCGTACTTCCCCGCGTCGCATCCTCGGAGATACGCCGACGTGCACGCGATCTTCGGCACCAGCAACGTCACCAGAGTGCTCCAG AGCCTGCCGGTGCAGGAGCGAGGCCGGGCGGCGGACACGATGGCGACGGAGGCGCACTGGCGGGTGCAGGACCCCGTGTACGGCTGCGCGGGGATCATCGACCGGCTGCAGGAGGAGATCCGTGCCGTGCAGCGCGAGCTCGCCAGCACGCGGGCGCAGCTCGCCGTCATGCACATGAGCGGCACGGCGACGCAGCTGAGCGCGCCACGGCAAGGAGCGCAGCCACTgtctcctcttcctccgccGCCTCTTGTTGCTGCTGCTCATGCTGCAACGGTGCACACCGGCGGTCGTCATCGCGTCGCCGTGCACCAccaggaggacgaggaggcccCGTTGATGGACCCGGACGAGTTCCTCGACCTCGATGGCCGGCTCTGA
- the LOC133899383 gene encoding protein OXIDATIVE STRESS 3 LIKE 4-like: MSTAVAAGMPPRHGGFRGSQKGKGKGDSEERNINGFYVEEEEEEALSESSSIGAASSDSSSIGENSASEKEEEDGDEVESKVKAAAEVEGLEMVGLGTLDSLEDVLPIKRGLSNYYAGKSKSFTSLAEAAATAAAKEIAKPENPFNKRRRVLAAWSRRRASCSALATTYLPPLLALDHTVVEEDDEEGADRSDDEDDSNGGAGTSRSRRPPTFPPPRLSVHTTQMMRNPNASSFRSPRSFSMTDLQNASYYNLAEN; this comes from the exons ATGTccacggcggtggcggcagggATGCCACCGCGGCATGGCGGCTTCCGGGGGTCAcagaaggggaaggggaagggagaTTCCGAGGAGAGGAATATTAATGGGTTCTAtgtagaagaggaggaggaggaggcgctgtCGGAGAGCTCGTCGATCGGGGCGGCGTCGTCGGACAGCTCGTCGATCGGGGAGAACTCGGCGtcggagaaggaagaagaggacggGGATGAGGTGGAGAGCAAGgtgaaggcggcggcggaggtggagggCCTGGAGATGGTGGGGTTGGGGACGCTCGATTCCTTGGAGGATGTCCTTCCCATCAA GAGGGGACTGTCCAACTACTACGCCGGCAAGTCCAAGTCCTTCACGAGCCTGGCCGAggccgcggcgacggcggccgccAAGGAGATCGCCAAGCCGGAGAACCCCTTCAACAAGCGCCGCCGCGTGCTGGCCGCCTGGTCTCGGCGGCGGGCCTCGTGCAGCGCGCTGGCCACCACCTACCTGCCCCCGCTCCTCGCCCTCGACCACACCGTcgtggaggaggacgacgaggagggggcggaccGCTCCGATGACGAAGACGACAGCAACGGCGGCGCCGGCACGAGCAGGAGCCGGCGGCCGCCCACCTTCCCTCCCCCCAGGCTCAGCGTGCACACCACCCAGATGATGAGGAACCCGAACGCGAGCTCGTTTAGATCCCCCAGGTCATTCTCCATGACTGATCTCCAAAATGCAAGCTACTATAACTTAGCTGAAAAttag